The genomic DNA agcacatccactgaggtggactctgtaacatcagtcaggacctcattgttgtggaagtccagaggaagtcgacactcatccagaccgtcaaagatgaacacaacctggaactcttcaaacctgcagattcctgcttctttggtttcaggaaagaagtgatgaacaagttccaccaagctgtactttttctctttcagcacattcagctctctgaaagtgaatggaaatgtgaactgtatgtcctggttggctttgtcttcagcccagtccagagtgaacttctgtgttaagactgttttcccaatgccagccactccctttgtcatcactgttctgattggttcatctcttccaggtgaggctttaaagatgtcttcttgcctgatggttgtttctggtctgtctggtctcctggatgctgtttcaatctgtctgacctcatgttcttcattgacctctgcagtccctccctctgtgatgtagagctctgtgTAGATCTGATTCAGAAGGGTTGGGTTTCCTGCTTTAGCAATCCCCTCAAACACAGACTGACACTTCTTCTGTAGGTGAGACTTGAGTTTACGTCGACAAACTAGAGCAACAGttcctgaaaggaaaaaaacagacgTGAGTGGATGTTAGCGTCAAAATGAGAAATGTCTTGTGTGGAAAATCCTCTTACTGCTCTGCAGACGATCAGCCAGCTCATCCTGCTTCATTCTCCTCAGGAAGTGCAGTGTGATCTTCAGAAATGCCTCTCTGCTGATTCTCCTCTGCTCTTTCTCCTCACCGTCCACCGCCTCTTTATCCTCACTGTGTCTCTCCAAGCATTCTGGGTAATTTGTACTCAGAACCTTCTGGGCCTTCTTCAACTCGCTCTTcataaaagttaaaatgttttcctccagatgctggaaaataataaaactttaagttacgtttttcatttcatttgcagcagaaagaaaagttgttGTTTATAGATGTTGCTATTTACGCACCATAAATATGGAGTCCAGGTCTGTAGGATGCTGCTGGACAGACTGACCACCAGGAACCCTCTGGACTCTGGggagaaaacaaaagtaaaatgatTCCAAATATCGACAGATAGACATTTTTGCATTTGTTGCTTTGAGGGCATTTCGTGGATTAGGAGATACAGTTTTTGTGTATCAAAGATGACACATTCAGGTTGATGTAAGCAGCTCACTGTCATTTGTGAGACAGTATCTAATTGGCCCCAAAATACTTTGATTTTCAACCATGTTCCTCTGAACGTCATGGaaaactgaataataataataatgcattttatttaatggcGCCTTTCATAACAcccaaggtcacctcacaaacaATATATTCAGACAAACTTCCAGTGGTAGAAATGAATCTTCAATTTCAGAGAAAGTTACTGTCGCAAGGGAAGGAATTCAAGTATCTTGGGGACTTGTCAACAAAGGGGGTAAAATGGGGCATGAGGTTGACAGGCAGATTGGGGAGGAGGAAACTGAGCCTGAGGATGAAGCCCTCAATTAATCGGGTTCCAAACCCTTACGTAGGGTCATTATTGTTCTGGGTTATGACAGAAAGGATGAGATACAAATGGCTTAAATGAGTTTctctccaaacacggttaggcTCGACAGGATGAGGAGCTCAGATATCTAAAAGGAGTATGGAGTAAAACTGCTCTTCCTTTGCTTTGGAAGTTGAAGTTTTTAAGTCATTACCTCCTTGAGGTATTTGAGGTACGTCAAACTCTGAGACTGCTGGATAGATCAATAACACACAGGAAGGTTTACATATCTCATTTGACCTGGGAGTACCTCGAAATTTAGGGCTGAtcaattttggaaaataatctaattgcaattttttttaaccaatattgcgattgtgatttttattattttttaagctCTTAATTTTCTAtattattcaaaacagacaagcaataaatcagtgtttattatgaccaacacaacattagatagattaaacatactgTTCTTTCCTGTATGCCAGGCCTATATATTAtaatgaaattaggtgatgcatgaattattataatGAGCAATGGTAGAAAAGAAGtatcaaattatattaatttcagtgaaagataatttgagtgtCAAGTCATGGCGTTAaataatatcatataatatcatcaggtaggcctacctaccgacaacaggaaaaacaaagttCACCGCAGTTTATTTTGCAGTAAGCGCTCAATATATAACCCACGGTTCCACCACCAattaatataaacaataataataataatctttaatggtatagcacctttcatacATAAAATCAGCATAATACCAACTCTTTCAGTAAAAAgaagtacataaataaatgaataaaacacacaatacagCGACATGCAAATGATCCACAAGCACAAAAACAGAGGTATTAAAACTGGGAAAGGGTAGCCGCCAGGGCTACAGTATGAAATGAATACTAGTATAAAATAGATAAAAGCAAAAGAATAACTATAATCAGTTAAAAGCCAATTAGTCCTTATCTCCGTTCAAATCTCCACAAGAGTCCATCtctcaacaaaaacagatttaggTTCAATACAAGTtggccaacaaaaataaaaccaagtgacccCTCGTGCATCTAACAGACAAGCTTGGTAATTCTCCAACAACACCGGAACCCCTGGTCAATGCTGCTGGTAAGCAGCGCCTTGGCTGTAACTCAGGACAGACTGGGCTTCTTCCAGAatggtgagtttggtttgaaacaccGTCACAGATATTTTCCCTGAGCTGACTGCTGGCTGTGTGACACATCCTGTgcgccgatcgccacaatacgctaaccgtactacacgtgtctttctgttctgTATTTTTCCTGTCCGCCAAAGTGACGGATGGCCCGCAACCTTCACGCGCCACCGCTAACAATTTACCTGCACATATATGACCTAAAACATACTCAGTTATTTACACAGGTCACACAAAGCAGATAAAGACAACccaattaaataaatgagacaaaaatattatacttagttattattattagttatttattcattataatttaatattgcATATGTGGCAAAGGTATGTCGATTAATTGACCTTAAAGTGATCAGTTGATTaatgtattatttgttttaGGATTTAAAGGTTTTTAGGAATCCAACCTTCAGTACTGAAAGCTAAAACCTGCTCTCCTGGTTTAAAGTCTTACCTTTCTTCAGCAGAGTGCTGTCCATCTCTGAAGTTATAAGGTTCAATTATGGACTGGTCACTCTtcatggacacacagctgggtccAGGAGAGTCTGGTCTCTGCTGATGAACCctgataaaaacagacatttgaaTGTTGAATTTGCACCTCCCCGTATCGTCCAGCTAGCCAGCAGACAGTGAGTCCTCTGCTGAGTGTTGGTGGTTCTGCTATCCTGACCTGCACAATCTTTTGTGTCGTGACTTGACAGAAGGTGAGCTGCAGAATAACAAACTTAACCTGGTTTAGAGTCTTACCTGTCTTCATCAGAGTGCCGTCCCCCTTTGAAGTTATAAGGTTCGATTATGGACTGGTCACTCTtcatggacacacagctgggtccAGGAGAGTCTGGTCTCTGCTGATGAACCctgacagaaacagagacaaaCCCTCAGATCTCCGCCTGCCTTATCGGTAATCTGAAAGTTATTCCCCTGGTTTCATTGTTTAATTGAACTGCATCTGCTGTGCCTCAGTTGTCTGGAATTGGATCCTATCCCTTGTATTCCTGTGCTGCACGCTTTGGATAACTGTGATAGACAGATTCTATGTATTTAAGTCTATTCCCTTTGTCTAGTGCCACCCAGTTGATGTCTTTTGACTCATGTCCTTACCTTTCTTCAGCAGAGTGCTGTCCATCTCTGAAGTTATAAGGTTCAATTATGGACTGGTCACTCTtcatggacacacagctgggtccAGGAGAGTCTGGTCTCTGCTGATGAACCctgataaaaacagacatttgaaTGTTGAATTTGCACCTCCCCGTATCGTCCAGCTAGCCAGCAGACAGTGAGTCCTCTGCTCTGAGTGTTGGTGGTTCTGCTATCCTGACCTGCACAATCTTTTGTGTCGTGACTTGACAGAAGGTGAGCTGCAGAATAACAAACTTAACCTGGTTTAGAGTCTTACCTGTCTTCATCAGAGTGCCGTCCCCCTTTGAAGTTATAAGGTTCGATTATGGACTGGTCACTCTtcatggacacacagctgggtccAGGAGAGTCTGgtctctgctgcttctctgggcttcaacacaacacacacagagatttgagagtgaataatgatggtggAGAGATCTGAGCTCTGTCATGGAGAAGAGTCATGGACAATTAGAGATCCTCATCTCACCTTTGAGCTTCAGTCTGGCTGCCATGTTCCCCCcacagagtgcttttagagggagggactcCCTCCTCCGTCTCCTCACACTGATTCATAGCAGGATAGCAAAGCGCTCatcttcacacaaacacaacaacatgctgTCATTATTTATCATCGTTCCTCTCAGTCACATGACAAACATACAGAGCTCTGACTGAAGAAACTCATGAAGCTTTCTGACACCAAATTCACACAATTACGCAAATCTGACAGTTTAAATGACTTGTTGACAGTTTCAGCTGCAGTGGAATATCAGCCTTTTTTTTCAGCTGCAaggattaatcaattagttatTTTGAGAATTGATTCATTAGTTGGAGTAATCTTTAAAGGAAAAATGTGAACGTTTTTCTGGTTTTCTCCTGGTTGCTTCTCtgtgacaataaaatgaatatatttgagttgtggacaaaacaagacatttgaggacgccGTCTTGGGATTTGCAAAACAATGATCGACATTATTCACCATTATATGACCAAACAACTTAtcaattaatcgagaaaataatcaacagattaattgaaaattaaaacaatggtTATTAGCAGCCCTATTTGGcacaccagactccattgagaaaaacaataattttaccTTGCAGCTCAGCCTAAAatacacttcattcaaactgaacagaaacaaaatgaaactcaCCAAACCGTCTTTTCACTGACTTTTGCTCAAAATAAAACCTTAATTCACCGTGTTAGATGTCGCAATGAATGCAATGTAATCCTTGGAaacactaaagtgcttgtttttgccaatgTCTGTTTCAGACTGTTGTTCAGTGTTTGATAACATTATGTAAAATATCCCTAAAGAGACaga from Micropterus dolomieu isolate WLL.071019.BEF.003 ecotype Adirondacks unplaced genomic scaffold, ASM2129224v1 scaffold_65, whole genome shotgun sequence includes the following:
- the LOC123967134 gene encoding uncharacterized protein LOC123967134, translated to MNQCEETEEGVPPSKSTLWGEHGSQTEAQSPEKQQRPDSPGPSCVSMKSDQSIIEPYNFKGGRHSDEDRVHQQRPDSPGPSCVSMKSDQSIIEPYNFRDGQHSAEERVHQQRPDSPGPSCVSMKSDQSIIEPYNFKGGRHSDEDRVHQQRPDSPGPSCVSMKSDQSIIEPYNFRDGQHSAEERVQRVPGGQSVQQHPTDLDSIFMHLEENILTFMKSELKKAQKVLSTNYPECLERHSEDKEAVDGEEKEQRRISREAFLKITLHFLRRMKQDELADRLQSRTVALVCRRKLKSHLQKKCQSVFEGIAKAGNPTLLNQIYTELYITEGGTAEVNEEHEVRQIETASRRPDRPETTIRQEDIFK